A portion of the Nitrospirota bacterium genome contains these proteins:
- a CDS encoding thermonuclease family protein: protein MDRTVGSLGFAVLAGFFIPACGGAKLDASCGPPQGIVQSVIDGDTIRLESGETVRYLLVDAPEIGAKSQACFGPEARELNVQLVENRTVDLSYDKECRDKYGRLLAYVTLKRRSINALLIKRGFGCVMQIPPNGESRKVEFLTLQEKARASKRGLWGGCPRTLCPDS, encoded by the coding sequence ATGGACCGAACGGTTGGGAGCCTTGGTTTCGCCGTGCTTGCGGGATTTTTCATCCCGGCTTGTGGAGGAGCAAAACTCGATGCCTCGTGCGGCCCGCCGCAGGGTATCGTCCAATCGGTGATCGATGGCGACACGATTCGGCTCGAATCCGGAGAGACGGTTCGATACCTCCTGGTCGACGCACCGGAGATCGGAGCAAAATCCCAAGCCTGCTTCGGCCCCGAGGCCCGCGAACTTAACGTCCAGCTCGTCGAAAACCGGACCGTGGATCTTTCCTACGACAAAGAATGCCGCGACAAATACGGCCGCCTCCTGGCCTACGTCACTCTCAAGCGTCGCAGCATCAACGCACTCCTCATCAAGCGCGGCTTCGGTTGCGTCATGCAGATTCCTCCGAACGGAGAGTCCCGCAAAGTGGAATTTCTTACGCTCCAGGAAAAAGCCCGCGCCTCCAAACGCGGCCTCTGGGGGGGGTGCCCGCGTACCCTCTGCCCGGATTCCTGA